The Oryza sativa Japonica Group chromosome 11, ASM3414082v1 DNA window TCGTTGATTTCAGGTGGGAATGACGGAGCAGGAGCACCGTGCGTATGCACGCGTCGGGCTCCTCGGCAATCCGAGCGACATGTATGGCGGCAAGACGCTCTCCTTCACCATTTCCAACTTCTGGGCCACTGTCCATCTAGCTCCATCCGACGATGGTGGCCCCCTTGTGATCCGGCCGCACCCACGACACGATCTCGTCGATTTTGCGTCCCTCCCACAACTTGTAAGATTCTCTGGTACCTTCTTCTATCTCTGTTGTCAGTCTTCTCATTATAGTGGCTCAGCTAGCTTAGCTATGTGCATGCTTTATTAGTTCCTCTCATGGGTATGACAGTGCTCAGAGTGGCATTATTGTTCACCACTCAAAATGCCTAAATTGACAAATAACTAGCATTAACCAATGCTAATCCAACATATGTATCATCTACCAAGTTCGAGCTGAACAAGAGCCCAAGAAAAACCTATATGGCATCCTTTGGAGCACAGGAGTTTTTCCTGATTCCTGTGTGAGATGAACTACACCATTTGAAATTCCTGTGTTCCAAAGGTCACTGCACATTTTTTTAACATTGCCAGTAAGGCCACATGCAATTCCTTAAAAATGTGCTGGAATGCCAAAATCCGGCTTATTTAATATTAGCCATCAGTCCCAGTGTAAATTATACTGAAATAGAATAGATGTCCAGCTTTGTATTTTTAGAGTAGACAACCCTGTCATCCAGCCTCACAAGTACCCCGAATTCATCAAATTACCCTTGCTCCTCAGACAACTGTAAGCTATTTTATCATCTTCTGTTAATTTCTTCCTCCAAAGGCAGGGCCGAGGTAATCATGCAGTTATTGTAACATAACTTTATCAAATAAAACCAAAAGAAACTTTTGTACTCATAAATCTTTCTTCAGTGCTGCATGTATATAAACAGAGCAGGAGCAGAGTGAAATGTTGTGTAATTTTCTATTTGATTTGTAACTTCGGAAACACTCAAATACCCAATCCCAACCTGccaaaagagaataaaaatacaAGTTCACTTAcagttctgaaaaaaaaagtgtctTTCCACATAATTTGTACACGATTGGATGCAATTATCAAGCCTTTATCTTGCGTGATGCGGATCTATGAACCTAGACATAATTTGGATGGCCATGGCAATGAAGTTTTTCGTATAGATCGATTGATCAATTTGGTATTTGGTACTACTATGTCAAACAACCATGGAATGTTTTGTCAAGATGAATGTAATTTTGTCTGTTTTTAGAAAAGTGTGGTGTACATGGAAAAACACGTGAAACAACTTCAAGCTATCAACAGCACAGATTATAAGTTAGTTTTCCTTTCCCATCATCTCACAACTTCCTTAGAGCATTATTAATTATGTCCCTTTTGTCTAGGTGACTCGCTTGCAAAATGAAGGATATAATGGGGGTGTTCGGCTGCTCATGGCCATCTGTAAAGTTTTCTATAGCCACTGTATCCAACATGGTATCGCACTAAAGGAGCAAAATTTCACCTTATCATATGATACTAATATTCCTCGGCAGGTGAGGTGATCAGCATCTCAATACTGACCCTTTGTGTCCCTCTTTAATTTCAATTGTCCATTATAGTATTGCTTGCACATTCTAGGCTGACTAGAGGATCTTCTTTCTCATTATCCTTAAAAGCTTGGTGTGATTTAATGTTTGTAGTAGTAATTTTTTCCTGATTGATGTACATTTATCCTAGCTGTGAAGTTCTCTTTAGATGTTATTAAGTTGGAATTTTATATTATTGTGGCTCTTTTGTTCTGTAGGCTGGGCTTTCTGGTTCAAGCGCTATTATTTGTGCCGCTCTAAGCTGCCTTCTTGATTTTTACAACGTCAGACATTTAATAAAAGTCGAAATCAGACCTAATATTATTCTTGATGCCGAGAAAGAGCTTGGAATTGTTGCTGGTCTTCAGGATCGGGTGGCACAGGTTTATGGTGGGCTAGTCTATATGGTATGTATGCCATGCAATTCATACTAGCTAGCAGTACTCCATAATGGTTGGTTAGTACAACAGATCCACCTAGAGCTTTGCTACTGTTTGGTTAATCTTTCACTTATAGTGTATTATTATTCCCCAAGGATTTTGGCAAGGAGCATATGGACACATTGGGTCATGGCGTGTACACACCTTTGGATATCAATCTTCTCCCTCCTCTACATCTGATCTATGCAGATAATCCGAGTGATTCTGGCAAGGTTACTGAAATTACAGATTTCTTTTGCTTGGACATAATGCAAAAATGCCAGAAACAGGACTAATAACTGATGTCCCTCCTCCCTTGTTAGCTAGGTCCACAGCACCGTTAGACAAAGATGGCTTGATGGAGAGGAGTTTATAATATCATCTATGGAAGAAGTAGCGCGGCTGGCCCTTGATGGCCGCAAGGCTCTGTTGGACAAGAATTATAGGGAGCTCGCGAGGCTTATGAACAGGAACTTCGACCTGCGGAGgtaagatttatttatttattgagtTGGTCATGTAGAAGAAAATAAATGCAGTACATGTTTTGACTTGAACGCTTGTGTGCGTGGCATTGGTCCAAGTAGGCAAATGTTTGGAGACGATGTGATTGGTACGGTGAACATAAAGATGGTGGAGGCTGCGAGGAGCGTGGGCGCGGCCGCCAAGTTCACCGGCAGCGGGGGCGCGGTGGTGGCCCTGTGCCCGGACGGCGAAGCGCAGGTGCTGCTCCTGGAGAAGGCGTGCCGGGATGCTGGCTTTCTTGTGCAGCGAATCCAAGTCGCGCCATCACCGCTACCGCTCACGGAGGGTAATCCTCCTTTCTAATCTGTTCTCGACTTCTTgtttactccctccttccctaaatgtttgacgctgttgacttttttaaacatttttgaccattcgtcttattcaaaattttttataaaatgtgtaaaactatatgtatatataaaagtatatttaacaataaatcaaatgatagaaaaagaattaataattacttaaatttttcaaataagacgaacggtcaaacattttaaaaaaggtcaacggtgtcaaacattttgggatggagggagtatttctcaGCTCTTTTGTTATCATTCATACATTATACATACTCTCTTGCTTTGAATCCTCCATGAAGGCACAGAACTTAATATCCTCTTGTCGAGCCTCTTTTTTCTCCCCAAATCCTGATGACAATAAGTCATCATCTTGCTTTCAATTAAGTGACTGAGTTTGTTTTATTTACGACTCCTGAAGGAGATAAGAGCACACTAGTTCAGTTTCATACACGAGAATGTAATATTACTACTGTTCACCATCGATTAATTTTGGAAagccaattcaaatttgaatgcTCTGGGTAGCCAAAACGTAATACGAGTGCAGCACTGATCGAGTTTTGTTACTTTTTTTGTGCTTGGGAGTTGGGACGGTTGAATTGGTCACTGAACTGGGATCTTAGCTTAACTTCTTGAATCTTAACTGAAAACCAGAACGAACAGTTCAATTACTGAAAACCAAAGTATTATGTTACCGAGAGTTTCAATTGTAACGAGAAGGAAATGATTGTAGCGGCACACAATATGATTAGATCAACTGGACCTGATCATTCTGCTTATAATTGTGTTAATGCAAATGATGGCAACCAACCATAAGACAGGAGATAAAGCAGTAAAGAAAAGGATGATTTTTGTTCCgcatgcatatagaaaaatgaaactcaaaattttgtccAATTTGAATCGATCTCAATTGATCCCTCGTTACTGCCCATAAGAGAAGTAATATGCAGGGATGACAAGATTTGAACCCATGACATTTTGTACCCAAAACAAACGTGCTACCAAGCTGCGCTACATCCCTTTTCCAAATTGTTGTACAGTGTAATTGTACAAAAACCCGTGTCTTGTTTTCCACATCGTAATTTTATCCTCTATCTATATACAACTTTCTTGTCATTTCTTCTTTTTGGTTGAATATAATAAATAATATACATCTGAAACCCAACCTAACGTATGCATGATCATGTTTTATATTAGTCTTAGCTAAGAGCGAATGGCGTTCATGTGCGCCATATGCAGTCCGTTTTTTCCGTATGCGGTTTTTAGATGGGCCAGAATAGATTCACATAGATGGGCTGGACCAAAGGGATGGGCCTTTTGTTTAGTAAATTGAGGCGGGCCTAATTGATTTATAGGCTGAATTTGTTCCCCAAAAGAGAGGCAAGGTGAGCAAAATTGATTTAGATAGAACTGCAATTTCAACAGATGATCAAGTGACCTTGCATCTACAAATTTAGATTTAAGCAGAGGtcaaaaaaaactacaaaattaGACCTTGTGTCGTCAAAATGCTGATAGAAGAACCTCAAGCTGTCTCACCACAAAAGAATCGAACAATACTAGGATGAAGAACGAGGAGCCAACACAGTTCACGCGCCATTTATTACTCTAGAGCACAGGAAGACAATAATGCTACTGGGCATACTTGAACACAAACCCTCCCTCCTCTTGTTAAAAGCTATTCTACACCCATGAAAATAAAACCATAGGAGAGAATGCAGAAACACAATACACGATTTACAAGGGCTACTCTGCAGACGACTGACTGACTATACAGGGGATTGGTGAGACTTGAGAGGTACAAAGAATTAGTTGGCTTAACCAGCCATCATTATAATAAGATCCTACAACAACCCCTACTAATTTACACAATCTACGCGAACCCGCCGCTTGCCATAGACGGTAGCAGCGCTCTAGCACTATAGCAACAAGACTAACACTACCAAATACTGACGATGTTGATGGCATCCATCCTCATCTTCGTCGATGTTGGGCCATCTTTGCCTGAGCCTGCTTTATCCTATCCGCATACATCGGGAGGCGCGTGATCTCATGGATCTCTTCTAGAAGCTTCTCTTCGGTGATATTATCTGTGATGCTCCTCATTACCTTTACATAAATAGAATGAAATGGTCAGAGCATAGCACTATTTGAGCCTTTATCATCATCAGTAAGCTGTAAGCATATCATATTCTATTAAAATTATCTTTAGCCTACATTGCGCCCAGAGAACATCGACAATAAAACATCAAAATACAGACTTATGGTATTATATAGGACTTTAGCAGGTAAGCCATATTAACATaagataaagaaaaaacaacTGATTCTGGAATAATCCTTTTCGCATTAGttcaaataaaagaaatatcaAATCATAATGTTACAGAGTACCGACCATATTCAGATGCAGCCATTATGCACAGTTAAATTAGAAAATATTGTAACACAGAAGATAGTATAAGAAAACAGATTGTATAGGAAAGCCAACCTTGCGGTATGTGTTGATATCATTTGGAGTTGATTTATCAGATCTAATACGCATGCAGACCCAGCAGCCCTCTTCCTTATTCCAAGAGCACTCTACAATCCTCCCTGAGATAGAGGATGGATCTTCATCTGCACAAGTTTCAGAACATTAGCACAAATTATTTAGCACATAGCACATAAACAAAAAACAGTAAACACTCGATGGCTGATTTTACTTGGTTATTCCAAAACAGGAAACTAATTACATGCTAGCATCAGAAAGTTTGCAcgctaaaaaataataatggatCCAAAATCATTCAAATTATAATATATGCTTTAATCAGTCAGATCTAATACTATAAAAGAGTAAAATGCTTCGCCACATATCCAAATATTATCTTATGCCAAtcattagaataaaaaaaactgtGTACAGGATGAAATGAACATCAGATGACATGCTTACTTGGAAATGCTATGCGGGAACCATCCATAAGTTTCTTTTTGCCTCTCTCATAAAGGAAAACAAGCTGACGATTGTCACCCCCAACCTGTAACGATATATGTATAATGAACCTAACCATCAAAAAAATTTCTTCCACATGGCAAACCATTTGAAGCAACAACATTGGTTCACAAAACTTATACAAACCTCAAACAAAAAGTCAACAGAATTCATTGAAGGGTATTTCCACTTGAGAAGACCTTCATGGGTACGAGTTACATATGGATCATCCCAGCCCTACATGAATAACAGAAGTGATTCATCCAACACAAACAAATTATAGTTTTGAATAGATATTAACTGTTAACAACCACAAATTCACAATATGAATGTCAATGGCACATGATAAATCCAAGAAGATGGTTGAATTCACATGTGCGGGAAAGCCTTTACACATATTCAAACATATAATACTGTATTTACAAATTTAAACACAATTCTACAACTCCACATCAAACATCCAGCTATAATATAATAATGAGGAAAAAAATAGCCTGCTGAAACTATTTACGTCCAGTCTACAAAGCACAGTAGAAATTACTTACACCATTCCACCCCTCCTAGTACAGTTGAAACCTCACCTCAAAACTATTTTAAAGAAATTCACAGATGAGTTGAAAGAACACTTTTGAAGCATAATATATAACGATTTGTGTCAACAGCAAGacaaatgaaaaacaaattccAAGGGGCCTGCTAAAAGATAAGTTCAGATTGCCAAAACAGAAAGCAAGGGGCCTTATTGATTAACACCACCTTCATGCTCTGACGAGACATTAATGTGAATTAGCTTACAATcttaaacccccccccccccatagGGGATCAGGAAAAAAGTTATATGAATTCGCTCTCAATTTACATTTCTCTTCCCATTTGTTAACAAACATGCAACCAAGTCACATATCAATTACATGACTTGTTCTCGTAAGAGGATCTTCTGACTTACTTCACTCTGactgagtcactgacatgtgggcccgctaggtaaggggcccacatgtcagtgacacaaGTTAAGAGGGAAGTTAGAGGATCTCATATCCTTGTTCTCAGTTAATCATATATTGAGAAGTTAAGTAAAGAAAATAATTTAGGTGCTCTCAATAATTCACATACTGAGTTACTGACAAGTCAAATGAAGCATATAGGTCTCCCAAACTTGCAACATGGTGCTTCATGTACAATCAGCACTTCATGCTTCAGTTCCCAAAAATGCAATCTCAACAAGGACATTATGGGGGAAAAAAAGATGGAGCAATGAGATGTGAAGCACCAGCAATCTATAAATGCATATTAGTGATTTTACTTAACACAGAACTGCATAGTTGCATATCAGTGATCACATGCATTGCAACAAAAAGTATGCCCTATCCTAAACAAAAGCAATAGGTCTGCTCTACATACATCAAAAGTCAAGGTAGAATGCAAATTGCAAATCAAAGAGTGAAAATGATTGTTTACCAGCTCAATTTTATGTCCCAATATCTGGCTTTCAAATATACAATAAAATTCATAGATATAACATgctttatttcaaaaatataagTACTGCATCAACTTGAATAGAAAATCCTCAATGCATTCTAACTTCACCAATCACTATACAGCCATTCCCTTGGATAGAAGGCAAACCTACCTGAAAAATAAGACCATCAGCATCATGTGAAAGTGATGGAATAAACTCCTTAAGTAGCTTCGTTACTGTAGAAAGAAGCCAAAAATCCTTTCTCCTGACCTGGTAAGGAATCAGAAGATAGAGTAAGAAAATGTATTTTCCAGAATATACGTAGATAGAACAAGAAATTTCAGCCGGTGTCGATTTAGGTACCGAAAATAGTTCCATATCATATTTGTACATTGGGTTGCTCTTAACGCCACTCTCAAActgttttttttcataataaCGTGGACGAATTATTTCATCTTCAAGCAGCCTCCATCTTTCAGAAAATGGCAACTGCAAGCATAAACATGAAAATTTAGAACAATATTCAGACATATATCTACATCAATAAGAGCAAACTGTAAGCAAAAATATGTCACTAAGATAGCGGAAAGTTATATTGGAAAATATGTATAAAGTGTGAGCCCTAATAGACAGACATACTAAACAAAACAGGCATGTGAGATGGAAGGATGACATGTTTGCCCCCATTGCAAAGATCAAATGAAAGCAGTACAAGTTTAGTTTTCTGAAACATAATGCGAATAGTGTGTTTCTCTGCAAATGTCACTCACAAGAATTGTTGTTTGATGGTTTTGACAAAGGTAGCTCAGCGCTGTGAAATTGGTTCCAAATAAAATAGGATGGTATTATGAAACAACATTTCGATTATTGTTAGCAAAATGTGTGACAACAGAAAATCTGTAATCGCTCGTGATTATATTCTGACACAAAAATGGACTAAATAAATCATGGCAGAGAGATAAATCAAAAGTAAAATAATAGTTTgtctagtacttcctccgtttcatattataacttTATAAGGCATCATGGGTTTGTCCTAAGCCAAACTTCTCCATGTTTGACAAACTTAATAGAAAAGTTCAGCAGTAtttccaacacaaaacaaatataatataaaaatatattcaatggacttaatgaaactaattagatgctgtagatgttgctatgtttttctataagcttggtcaaacttgaagaagtttgacttaggacaaaCCCAAAACATGTTATAATACGGAACGGGATGGAGTAGTAACATAGATAGTGGATAGCAAAGCTTGTTTCCAGTATAGGCTGTAACAATTCAACCAGGGATCACTGAGATGCTAGCACGTCTGACTAGTTAGGTAACAGGTTGAGTTGTTCACTACAAATACAATATACCCCAACTAAAAGTACACTGAATCTGATAAATACAGAGTACAACAGTTGGACAGAAATAAGTCAATTCAAATAACAGAACATAACCTGGATAAAAAATTATTCTACCTTGGTTTTTGACACGGCATCAAGTGCCATCAGATCATATGCTAAATACCTCCTCTTCAATCCTGAATCTGGTACTGTGTCTATAATCATTTCTCCATCAATCAAAGTCATCTCATGTAGTCCCTTGGATTGGAAAAGAAATAAGGTTAACTTTTTGCAAAACGAAATGCAGTACGACCTTTTCTCCAGAACAATAATGGGATCTTACTTCATTAAGATTCCTATGGGGAAAGCGCATTTGAACTCTTCTGAAGCAAAAATTCCGATCAATCAAGAAACAGCCATCCCTCATTATAAGCATCATATATCGGGTTCCATCAGCTTTCCATGTAGCAAAGTAGTATCGCTGTCTGAGTAGTTGCAAATTCTCACTGCGGAGCGTAAAAAGGAATTTAGAACAAGAACATAGTTAGAGTGGGAATCAAATGAATACTAAATAAGGACCATTTGAAACAAAATAGTTTCATACGAGAAAAAGGACGCTACAAAAAAAAACCTCTAAATCAAAACCGGGCATTTCTTTCCTCCCCTGAAAGAACAATAATTTTCTTCAGCATAGCAGGCGCGATCTCATAGTTTCAAGGCTTAACTGATAAAAAAAGAGTCGCATTTAAGTTTTAATATGTGTacataaaaaaatttgggaCAAGTTACATGAAAAGATCTGAAGAAATTAATGACATAAAAGAAAGGCTTTCTGCAATCAGAAATCTGTTGTTCATATGTGAAATGGAGCTTTCTAAGAGAAGGGGTTGGGTGCATATTTCCAACCCATCAAGTGCACAAATTTTACCTACCAACCTTATATTAGAGGCAGagatttaaatttttcataaactACTTTCTACAGTTTTGCTTTCTGCAAAGCCCCAAAGAACATCAGAAATCAAAACGCACAGATAACATGTAAGAGATAATGGACTTAACACAGATACTAATAAGTTACTAGTATTACAAACAATGCATGAAGTCCAGATTACTGTTAGCCACCTGTTAAGAGAGACAGGATGTGATCCAGGAAACTGTGCATGCCCTCTCACCTGTAACAAAACAAATGCTATTATAGCAGCGTGTAAGAAACACAAGTTGTGGTTGGCAACATATGCAGAAACTATTAAAGTTACAGAACATAAGTACCAGTTGAAAATAGCACAAGCATTATAACAGCTAAAAAGGAGACTAGATGAACAGACAACATAATTTGTATGTGCACATATGGATGTTCAATTGACCATATAAAATTTATACTTACAGGGGGCATTTCCAGCAAGCGATAACATACGACACGCAGAGCATCTTGCTGATCATATGGTACAGCATCTCCTAGCACATCATCATTAGTGATAACTTTATCTTCCACCTCATTCTGCAAGATACAAGGGCTCAAAAGCAAGAAAATAGCTTTGAATATTCCAAGCAAGTTTGCTTCAtgacaattaaaaaaaacaatatgagCCAGGAGATATAGTAAATTACATCCAAAGTAAAGTCCAAAAATCCAATCAAATAATAAAGTAGGTCGTATGAACTCAAAACTCTACCTTTATGTCCATAAATGAAAAACCTTTCGAGAATTACAAGGAATCAGGCACTTAATTCTCTACCAAATTACTTGGAAGTAATTTCAGATTTGAATATCTGAAAATGCTTACATGTACTGGTGCAAGATCACcattctcatcatcatcatcttgctTGGCTTCACCATTTAAATCAAGATCGGATGACCTTTTCCATTCTGGTGTTGAAGGGCATGTTATCATATGCTCAGGAACCTCATGATAAAATGAAT harbors:
- the LOC4350084 gene encoding glucuronokinase 1, translating into MTEQEHRAYARVGLLGNPSDMYGGKTLSFTISNFWATVHLAPSDDGGPLVIRPHPRHDLVDFASLPQLVTRLQNEGYNGGVRLLMAICKVFYSHCIQHGIALKEQNFTLSYDTNIPRQAGLSGSSAIICAALSCLLDFYNVRHLIKVEIRPNIILDAEKELGIVAGLQDRVAQVYGGLVYMDFGKEHMDTLGHGVYTPLDINLLPPLHLIYADNPSDSGKVHSTVRQRWLDGEEFIISSMEEVARLALDGRKALLDKNYRELARLMNRNFDLRRQMFGDDVIGTVNIKMVEAARSVGAAAKFTGSGGAVVALCPDGEAQVLLLEKACRDAGFLVQRIQVAPSPLPLTEGNPPF
- the LOC4350086 gene encoding uncharacterized protein; this encodes MTFSMDLNASPLPEEDEQPYEQQVEVDFAQEEHVESAVATMRREREERRKKLKREQQDEGSRLHSQQIRNDYAPYNRAGRGRIKEAPDGWMNCPAFGEPIDKIIPSKVPLDETFNDLVPPGKRYSSKQVVNKQRKAGREIGLVIDLTNTTRYYSPAEWTRQGIKHVKIPCKGRDAVPDNESVNWFVYEVMMFLDRQKQSKNPKYILVHCTHGHNRTGFMIIHYLMRTQVSCVAEAINIFAKRRPPGIYKRDYIEALYSFYHEVPEHMITCPSTPEWKRSSDLDLNGEAKQDDDDENGDLAPVHNEVEDKVITNDDVLGDAVPYDQQDALRVVCYRLLEMPPVRGHAQFPGSHPVSLNSENLQLLRQRYYFATWKADGTRYMMLIMRDGCFLIDRNFCFRRVQMRFPHRNLNEGLHEMTLIDGEMIIDTVPDSGLKRRYLAYDLMALDAVSKTKLPFSERWRLLEDEIIRPRYYEKKQFESGVKSNPMYKYDMELFSVRRKDFWLLSTVTKLLKEFIPSLSHDADGLIFQGWDDPYVTRTHEGLLKWKYPSMNSVDFLFEVGGDNRQLVFLYERGKKKLMDGSRIAFPNEDPSSISGRIVECSWNKEEGCWVCMRIRSDKSTPNDINTYRKVMRSITDNITEEKLLEEIHEITRLPMYADRIKQAQAKMAQHRRR